A single Halarcobacter anaerophilus DNA region contains:
- a CDS encoding cupin domain-containing protein: MIENIFNNLIINKEKEQFFDLLKKDNIRVEKIVSNGQISPNDFWYKQDENEFVIILKGEAVLEFEDKEISLKVGDYINIEANVKHRVKYTSKDETTLWLAIFY; this comes from the coding sequence ATGATAGAAAATATATTTAATAATTTAATTATAAATAAAGAAAAAGAGCAATTTTTTGATTTACTTAAAAAAGATAATATAAGAGTTGAAAAAATTGTTTCAAACGGACAAATTTCACCAAATGATTTTTGGTATAAGCAAGATGAAAATGAGTTTGTAATTATTTTAAAAGGTGAAGCAGTTTTAGAATTTGAAGATAAAGAAATTTCTTTAAAAGTAGGGGATTATATAAATATTGAAGCAAATGTTAAACATAGAGTCAAATATACTTCAAAAGATGAAACAACCTTATGGTTGGCCATCTTTTATTAG
- a CDS encoding flavodoxin codes for MDKIGLFYGSDTGTTEEIVEKIKDAFSKEISLHNIAESSKEDMEKYDKLILASSTWGDGDLQADWEDFENNLENIDFSNRTVALVGLGDQEGYDDSFCNALGHLYNHVKDAKIIGKTSTDGYEFEESTAVVDGEFIGLVLDEDNQNDLTDKRIETWIKQIEPLF; via the coding sequence ATGGATAAAATTGGATTATTTTACGGTAGTGATACGGGAACAACCGAAGAGATTGTAGAAAAAATTAAAGATGCCTTTTCAAAAGAGATAAGCCTTCATAATATAGCTGAATCTTCGAAAGAAGATATGGAAAAATACGATAAACTTATTCTTGCTTCATCAACTTGGGGAGATGGTGATTTACAAGCGGATTGGGAAGATTTTGAAAACAATTTAGAAAATATAGACTTTAGTAATAGAACAGTTGCATTAGTTGGACTTGGAGATCAAGAGGGATATGATGATAGTTTTTGCAATGCACTTGGACACCTATATAATCATGTAAAAGATGCAAAAATTATTGGAAAAACTTCTACGGATGGATATGAATTTGAAGAATCAACAGCAGTTGTCGACGGAGAGTTTATTGGTTTAGTTTTAGATGAAGATAACCAAAATGATTTAACGGATAAAAGAATTGAAACTTGGATTAAACAAATAGAACCTTTATTCTAA
- a CDS encoding molybdopterin-dependent oxidoreductase, translated as MNKNRRRFLLGTTVVAGCASVVGYKDTLKAAATMSRNGVKTQDPIYTNSLETEGEIEKIFSKNEEFSLRNSVCNGCTTHCGVRVKVDNKKDTVVKVSGNPYSPLSTDPWLPYNTPIEKSFSLLGKDSKDYTKYRSTACARGNVVFDKINNELRVLKPLKRVGKRGENRWKEIEIEQLLEEITKGGNLFGEGEVEGLASIRDLKKPLKKENPEMGPKANQLCILGTGDDGRKAYMVHRFRNSFGTVNYQGHTSICGLSMRSGEASYLGDFKKYPHLKPDFEYCEYLLTFGTAPGQAGNPFKRQGKLLVKGRVKENLKCVTVAPMLTNSDNIAVGEKSEWIPILPGGDLAFAMGLLQVIINESLYNEKYLRIPSIQAQKRLNDASYTNAAHLIIQDEEKKGHILQDGKEALVIDSVDKILKKASLVDQAELFVNQEVVFDNKTYNVKSAMTLLKNSADEQTLDTYAKEAGINKEKIISVAREFTSHGRKAATDCHGGTMHTTGFYTTYAIMMLGAMVGNLNYKGGMSSGGGRYKDFKGLKYNLLGYKGKVKPKGYRVDKTRVAYEKTAEYKQKVEQGINPYPAKDTWYPFTNAIESDIITNSANEYPYKLKALISWNANFVYGQSGSQNITKLLKDPNKSVPLIIAIDPFINETSQYADYIVPDSVIYETWGVAGAWAGYQTKINTAAFPTIKPKQATFKNGEPICMDSFMIELGKKLNLPGFGENAIIGNNGKKYPLNRPQDFYIRAFENIALDKGGVPDITDEEIKVSSLEPYINTLKNICEDNWRKTAYVMARGGRFESKERGYIKDKLSHKYEKMINIYNQTVGLSKHALTGESFSGVPKFYQARLNNGDLLKDIYPKSKFPMLAFSYKSNVLSQCDASSSKLQNIRFTTYIDINPKTAKGRGLNHGDMVKLSSQDGVVKGMLRYRNGLYPECIGIEHGLGRDAQGAVSITINDKIFSAKVARKSGVNINKLGLLDTSRKLSTLCDFVIGSNARQAIPIEITKV; from the coding sequence ATGAATAAAAATAGAAGAAGATTTTTATTGGGTACGACTGTTGTTGCAGGTTGTGCCTCTGTAGTAGGATATAAAGATACCTTAAAAGCAGCAGCAACAATGAGTAGAAACGGTGTAAAAACCCAAGATCCTATTTATACGAACTCTTTAGAAACAGAAGGAGAAATTGAAAAAATTTTTTCAAAAAATGAAGAATTTTCATTAAGAAATAGCGTTTGTAACGGATGCACTACTCACTGCGGGGTTAGAGTTAAAGTAGATAATAAAAAAGATACTGTTGTTAAAGTTTCAGGTAATCCATATAGTCCCTTATCAACAGATCCTTGGTTACCATACAATACACCAATTGAAAAAAGTTTTTCATTATTAGGGAAAGATTCTAAAGATTACACAAAATATAGATCAACTGCATGTGCAAGGGGAAATGTAGTCTTTGATAAAATAAATAATGAACTAAGAGTATTAAAACCTTTAAAAAGAGTTGGCAAAAGAGGTGAGAATAGATGGAAAGAGATAGAAATAGAACAACTTCTTGAAGAGATAACAAAAGGTGGAAATCTTTTTGGAGAAGGTGAAGTTGAAGGTTTGGCTTCAATTAGAGATTTAAAAAAACCTTTAAAAAAAGAGAATCCTGAAATGGGTCCAAAAGCAAATCAATTATGTATTTTAGGTACAGGTGATGACGGAAGAAAAGCTTATATGGTTCATAGATTTAGAAACTCTTTTGGAACCGTAAACTATCAAGGGCATACTTCAATTTGTGGATTATCAATGCGTTCGGGAGAAGCTTCATATTTAGGAGATTTTAAAAAATATCCCCATTTAAAACCTGATTTTGAATATTGTGAATACCTTTTAACTTTTGGAACTGCACCAGGACAAGCGGGAAATCCTTTTAAAAGACAAGGGAAACTTCTTGTAAAAGGTAGAGTTAAAGAGAATCTAAAATGTGTAACTGTAGCTCCAATGCTTACAAACTCAGATAATATTGCAGTTGGAGAAAAAAGTGAATGGATACCAATTTTGCCAGGAGGAGACTTGGCCTTTGCTATGGGATTATTACAGGTTATTATAAATGAGTCTTTATATAATGAAAAATATCTAAGAATCCCTTCAATACAAGCTCAAAAAAGACTAAATGATGCATCTTATACTAATGCCGCACATCTTATAATACAAGATGAAGAGAAAAAAGGACATATTCTACAAGATGGTAAAGAGGCTCTTGTAATAGATAGCGTTGATAAAATATTAAAAAAAGCATCATTAGTTGATCAAGCTGAATTATTTGTTAATCAAGAGGTAGTTTTTGATAATAAAACCTACAATGTAAAAAGTGCAATGACTCTATTAAAAAATAGTGCAGATGAACAAACTTTAGATACATATGCAAAAGAAGCAGGAATAAATAAAGAAAAAATCATATCAGTAGCTAGAGAGTTTACTTCTCACGGTAGAAAAGCTGCAACGGACTGCCATGGTGGAACAATGCATACTACAGGATTTTATACAACATATGCAATTATGATGTTAGGAGCTATGGTCGGTAATCTAAACTACAAAGGAGGAATGAGTTCAGGAGGAGGAAGATACAAAGATTTTAAAGGTTTAAAATACAATCTTCTAGGATATAAAGGAAAAGTAAAACCTAAAGGTTACAGAGTAGATAAAACAAGAGTTGCCTATGAAAAAACAGCAGAATATAAACAAAAAGTTGAACAAGGCATAAATCCTTATCCTGCAAAAGATACATGGTATCCTTTTACTAATGCAATTGAATCAGATATTATCACAAATAGTGCAAATGAATATCCGTATAAATTAAAAGCTTTAATAAGTTGGAATGCAAATTTTGTATATGGACAAAGTGGATCACAAAATATTACAAAACTATTAAAAGACCCAAATAAATCTGTACCTTTAATAATTGCAATTGATCCTTTTATAAATGAAACTTCACAATATGCAGATTATATTGTGCCCGATTCTGTTATTTATGAGACTTGGGGAGTTGCAGGAGCATGGGCAGGATATCAAACTAAAATAAATACAGCAGCATTTCCTACAATAAAACCAAAACAAGCAACTTTTAAAAACGGTGAACCTATTTGTATGGATAGTTTTATGATCGAATTAGGTAAAAAACTAAATCTTCCCGGATTTGGAGAAAATGCAATTATAGGAAATAATGGGAAAAAATATCCTCTAAATAGACCTCAAGATTTTTATATTAGAGCTTTTGAAAATATTGCCCTTGATAAAGGAGGAGTTCCAGATATAACAGATGAAGAGATAAAAGTATCTAGTTTAGAACCATATATAAATACACTTAAAAATATTTGTGAAGATAATTGGAGAAAAACTGCATATGTGATGGCAAGAGGTGGAAGATTTGAAAGTAAAGAGAGGGGATATATAAAAGATAAACTTTCACACAAATATGAAAAGATGATTAATATATATAATCAAACAGTTGGTCTGTCAAAACATGCTTTAACAGGAGAGAGTTTTAGTGGAGTACCGAAATTTTATCAAGCAAGACTTAATAATGGAGATCTTTTAAAAGATATATATCCAAAAAGTAAATTTCCAATGTTGGCTTTTAGTTACAAATCAAATGTATTATCACAATGCGATGCTTCAAGTAGTAAACTTCAAAATATCAGATTTACAACTTATATTGATATAAATCCTAAAACAGCAAAAGGCAGAGGTTTAAATCATGGTGATATGGTAAAACTATCTTCACAAGATGGAGTTGTAAAAGGTATGTTAAGATATAGAAACGGTTTATATCCTGAATGTATAGGAATAGAACATGGATTAGGCAGAGATGCCCAAGGAGCAGTTAGTATCACTATAAATGACAAAATTTTTAGTGCAAAAGTTGCAAGAAAAAGTGGAGTAAATATCAATAAACTAGGACTCTTGGATACATCAAGAAAATTATCAACACTTTGTGATTTTGTAATCGGTTCAAATGCACGGCAAGCTATCCCAATAGAGATTACAAAAGTTTAA
- the nrfD gene encoding NrfD/PsrC family molybdoenzyme membrane anchor subunit: MDTLITTLSAITPDRIWGIDIPNYFWFTGSSAAAFIISSFAHVFGMEKYKPIAGFSLLMALVLLIAAPLNLIDDLSQPGRLANFFLYGWENFPTSPMKWGVLLLMAYPILIFFEALVLYRPYFVKKMNFNKGIKRKIYSLLSLGRTQLNSEETAKDHRYGFILGSIGIPLALCVHGYTGYILGAVHGNYLWSTPLMPILFLASAMVSGTGLLIILIPIFQKFFTTQRRVDKSIIAELAKLLAWFIVIDLTIRALWLSFAIPFGNEPKNYLLEFFTMHFNITVYIEYILCLIIPMIIGFSKLRHNLPLVFITGIVVAMGVWLFRWSTVIGGQTIPRSMPGFLEYSPHMIGQGSITAIIANWLFFIALVCLVTSLFPWDEEMEEHYNEKGLNHE; encoded by the coding sequence ATGGATACTTTAATAACAACACTTTCGGCAATAACTCCTGATAGAATATGGGGAATTGATATTCCAAACTACTTTTGGTTTACAGGAAGCTCAGCAGCTGCTTTTATTATTTCAAGTTTTGCCCATGTTTTTGGAATGGAAAAATACAAACCAATTGCAGGATTCTCTCTTTTAATGGCACTTGTTCTTTTAATTGCAGCACCTTTAAATCTTATAGATGATTTATCTCAACCCGGAAGATTAGCAAATTTCTTTTTATATGGATGGGAGAATTTTCCAACTTCACCTATGAAATGGGGAGTTTTATTACTTATGGCTTACCCTATTTTAATATTTTTTGAAGCTTTAGTTTTATACAGACCCTATTTTGTGAAAAAAATGAATTTTAATAAAGGAATAAAAAGAAAAATCTATTCTTTATTATCTCTAGGAAGAACACAATTAAATAGTGAGGAAACGGCAAAAGATCATAGATATGGCTTTATTTTAGGCTCAATTGGTATTCCTCTTGCTTTATGTGTTCATGGTTATACAGGATATATTTTGGGAGCTGTTCATGGCAATTATTTATGGAGTACTCCATTGATGCCAATTTTATTTTTAGCATCTGCAATGGTTTCAGGAACAGGGCTTTTAATAATACTTATTCCGATATTCCAAAAATTCTTTACAACTCAAAGAAGAGTTGATAAAAGTATTATTGCAGAACTTGCAAAATTATTAGCTTGGTTTATTGTAATAGATTTGACCATCCGTGCTTTATGGCTTAGCTTTGCTATACCTTTTGGAAATGAACCTAAAAACTACTTGTTGGAGTTTTTTACAATGCATTTTAATATTACTGTATATATTGAATATATTTTATGCCTTATCATCCCTATGATTATAGGTTTTTCTAAGTTAAGACATAATCTTCCACTTGTATTTATAACAGGTATTGTAGTTGCGATGGGAGTATGGCTATTTAGATGGAGTACAGTAATCGGCGGGCAAACTATTCCAAGAAGTATGCCGGGCTTTTTAGAATATTCTCCTCATATGATAGGACAAGGAAGTATAACAGCAATAATAGCAAATTGGTTATTTTTTATTGCCCTTGTTTGTCTTGTAACATCGCTATTTCCATGGGATGAAGAAATGGAAGAACACTATAACGAAAAAGGATTAAATCATGAATAA
- the dsrO gene encoding sulfate reduction electron transfer complex DsrMKJOP subunit DsrO has translation MDESKRNFIKGGLASLFVASTSANAFSLKNPGRDKKDSRYIGDKTKHYAMVIDLRQCIGCQSCTSACMVENNVPQNQNRTSVTEMELGEFPDVRKAFLPQLCNHCDDPACVPVCPTGATFKREDGIVVVDSEICWGCGYCANACPYDKRFMNKETKVMDKCTFCAHRVDEGLLPACVETCVGGARIFGDLNDKTSEVSKLLSNYPTTVLKSEQGTKPQVFYIGLDGRMEEVLNATANLDDIMRKEIGIKEHEWATMKGEE, from the coding sequence ATGGATGAATCAAAAAGAAATTTCATAAAAGGTGGCTTAGCATCATTATTTGTTGCAAGTACCTCTGCTAATGCTTTTTCCCTAAAAAATCCAGGTAGAGATAAAAAAGATTCAAGATATATTGGCGATAAAACTAAACATTATGCCATGGTGATTGATCTTAGACAATGTATTGGTTGTCAGTCATGTACTTCTGCTTGTATGGTAGAAAACAACGTACCCCAAAATCAAAATAGAACTTCAGTAACAGAGATGGAACTAGGCGAATTTCCAGATGTTAGAAAAGCTTTTTTACCTCAACTTTGTAATCACTGTGATGATCCTGCATGTGTTCCCGTTTGTCCGACAGGTGCAACTTTTAAAAGAGAAGACGGAATTGTAGTTGTTGACTCAGAGATTTGTTGGGGATGTGGATATTGTGCAAATGCCTGTCCATATGACAAAAGATTTATGAATAAAGAAACAAAAGTTATGGATAAATGTACTTTTTGTGCCCACAGAGTTGATGAGGGATTACTTCCTGCTTGTGTTGAAACATGTGTAGGCGGAGCTAGAATTTTCGGAGATCTAAATGATAAAACTTCGGAAGTATCAAAACTATTATCAAACTACCCAACAACTGTATTAAAAAGTGAACAAGGAACAAAACCACAGGTTTTTTATATTGGACTTGATGGTCGTATGGAAGAAGTATTAAATGCCACAGCCAATCTTGATGATATCATGAGAAAAGAGATTGGTATAAAAGAGCATGAATGGGCAACAATGAAAGGAGAAGAGTAA
- a CDS encoding ATP-binding protein, with product MKFNINSLQKNTSTKTKTTVLVVGMFFVLSLFFIYMQYATTKEFIQESQKAYEKKLNSIFTESIIRVKKFYHNRGLANLNSYGIQEALKNKDKKRLINLSKNRWDILSHENNFLSSMIFFDNEKNILTYLGEKPPKKNLSNDSSFIYDKNKRLNYRIVIPSPKQNGYLVFIIKPTYFLSEIYHLANIESYIISKYDSIFISLKKSQDLHLSKFLNKHKNNIPKLFNINSNIFTTHNIDIKDIDNKNNFKIAFFQDITSGQQRLSQTVLKSFLLISILGTILLIVLHYGFKVLIVRLEESQEKLFSLNKNLEKRVKEEVALKTKKEKEAKEKERILIHQSKLASMGEMIGSIAHQWRQPLTQLSSILVLIELMFEKGKLKKEELRESIEEAEEQISFMSKTIDDFRNFFKPDKEKKIFSPKKSIEKSLSLISSSLENNHINIKLNFKEEKEIDGYENEFSQVILNILSNAKDILIEKQIKNPEISIQIDIFENNSRIQICDNAGGIDLTPIEKIFEPYVSTKHASSGTGIGLYMSKNIIEKSMNGSLNVLNNDKGACFIIIL from the coding sequence TTGAAGTTTAATATAAATTCTTTACAAAAAAACACTTCAACAAAAACAAAAACAACAGTATTAGTTGTAGGAATGTTTTTTGTTTTATCTTTATTTTTTATATATATGCAATATGCTACAACAAAAGAGTTTATACAAGAAAGCCAAAAAGCATATGAAAAAAAACTTAACTCGATTTTTACAGAATCAATTATTAGAGTTAAAAAGTTTTATCACAACAGAGGATTAGCAAATCTAAATTCATATGGAATACAAGAAGCTCTTAAAAATAAAGATAAAAAAAGATTAATTAATCTTTCTAAAAATCGTTGGGATATTTTAAGCCATGAAAATAATTTTCTAAGCTCTATGATTTTTTTTGATAATGAAAAAAATATTTTAACTTATCTAGGAGAAAAACCGCCTAAAAAAAACCTAAGCAATGACTCCTCTTTTATTTATGATAAAAATAAGAGACTAAACTATAGAATAGTTATTCCTTCGCCCAAACAAAACGGTTATCTTGTTTTTATCATAAAACCAACATACTTTTTATCTGAAATATATCATTTAGCAAATATAGAATCTTATATTATTTCAAAATATGACTCAATATTTATCAGTCTTAAAAAATCACAAGATTTGCATCTGTCAAAATTTTTAAATAAACACAAAAACAATATACCTAAACTATTTAATATTAATTCAAATATTTTTACAACTCACAATATTGATATAAAAGATATAGATAATAAAAACAATTTTAAAATAGCATTTTTTCAAGATATAACTTCAGGGCAGCAAAGACTTTCCCAAACAGTATTAAAAAGTTTTCTTCTTATTTCAATATTAGGAACTATCTTATTGATTGTTTTACATTATGGATTTAAAGTTTTAATCGTAAGACTGGAAGAGAGTCAAGAAAAACTATTTTCTTTAAATAAAAACCTTGAAAAAAGAGTCAAAGAAGAGGTTGCTTTAAAAACAAAAAAAGAGAAAGAAGCAAAAGAGAAAGAAAGAATTCTTATTCATCAAAGTAAACTTGCAAGTATGGGAGAGATGATAGGAAGTATTGCTCATCAATGGAGACAACCATTAACCCAATTAAGCAGTATCTTAGTTTTAATTGAGTTAATGTTTGAAAAAGGAAAATTAAAAAAAGAGGAATTAAGAGAATCAATTGAAGAAGCAGAAGAACAAATAAGTTTTATGTCAAAAACAATAGATGATTTTAGAAACTTTTTTAAACCGGATAAAGAAAAGAAAATATTTAGTCCAAAAAAAAGTATTGAAAAAAGTTTATCTCTAATCTCTTCAAGCTTAGAGAATAACCATATAAATATAAAGCTTAATTTTAAAGAAGAAAAAGAAATAGATGGATATGAAAATGAGTTTTCACAAGTAATTCTAAATATATTAAGTAATGCAAAAGATATATTAATAGAAAAACAGATTAAAAATCCGGAGATATCAATTCAAATTGATATTTTTGAAAATAATTCAAGAATACAAATATGCGATAATGCAGGAGGGATAGATTTAACTCCGATTGAAAAAATTTTTGAACCTTATGTTAGTACAAAACATGCAAGTAGCGGAACAGGAATAGGTTTGTATATGAGTAAGAACATTATAGAAAAAAGTATGAATGGCTCATTAAACGTATTAAATAATGATAAAGGTGCTTGCTTCATAATAATATTATAA